One stretch of Musicola paradisiaca NCPPB 2511 DNA includes these proteins:
- the feoB gene encoding Fe(2+) transporter permease subunit FeoB: protein MATQPVICVVGNPNCGKTTLFNVLTGGKQTVGNWPGVTVEKKVGTYRYQQQQVMLVDLPGVYSLNPSSESSEDERVARDYILSGEANLVLNIVDASNLERNLYLTSQLLDMKVPMVVAVNMMDIAAARKLEIDIDGLQQRLGCPVIPITASQKKGIDALKQQCQDAVAQPSKPTAEVPYDPPLHEAALAIAAQLAQTPGISNPYWLAVQLLEGDASVRPAAPPAALQFADEQVRRLVADYDDELDIFLADGRYQFVGSIAREVIVRRGEASATLTDKIDRIVLHRFLGIPIFLLVMYLMFVFTINVGSAFIDFFDKLFGTLFVDGLGELLLAINTPEWLKTLLADGVGGGIQTVSTFIPVIGCLYLFLSWLEDSGYMARAAFVMDRFMRSIGLPGKAFVPLIVGFGCNVPAVMATRTMEKHNDRVVTVMMAPFMSCGARLPVYVLFATALFVDGGQNLVFALYLIGILAAIVTGFLLKNTALKGDVSAFVMEIPPYHLPSLQSVLIRTWDRLKGFILRAGRLIVVVVTVLGFLNSMGTDGSFGNQNTQKSVLSAIGQSIVPIFKPMGVREDNWPAAVGVFTGIFAKEAVVGTLDSLYGAMASSQDGGAKREEKTFSLTDGVTGALATIPENLGKLSEAVLNPLGLNVGDLSDTEAVAKDNKFTVTSLTMIEHMFDGQLGAFSYLLMVLLYIPCVAAVSAIWREVGTAWTLFCAVWTIQVGYGAATLVYQVGTFGQHPMYSLGAITGVAVMWGVTVLLLRRHGLLRQQMLVNDAK from the coding sequence ATGGCTACACAACCGGTTATTTGCGTGGTTGGCAACCCAAACTGTGGAAAAACTACGCTATTCAACGTGTTGACCGGCGGTAAACAGACCGTCGGCAACTGGCCTGGCGTGACGGTAGAAAAAAAGGTCGGCACTTATCGTTATCAACAACAGCAGGTTATGCTGGTGGATTTGCCGGGCGTTTATTCACTCAACCCATCATCAGAAAGTTCGGAAGACGAACGGGTCGCTCGTGACTATATTCTGTCCGGCGAAGCCAATCTGGTACTGAATATCGTCGATGCCTCCAATCTGGAACGTAATCTGTACCTGACCTCTCAGCTGTTGGACATGAAAGTGCCGATGGTGGTCGCGGTGAATATGATGGATATCGCGGCGGCGCGTAAACTGGAAATCGATATCGACGGTCTGCAACAGCGACTAGGGTGCCCGGTTATTCCGATTACGGCAAGCCAGAAAAAAGGAATTGATGCATTAAAACAGCAGTGTCAGGACGCGGTGGCCCAACCCAGCAAGCCGACGGCCGAAGTGCCTTATGACCCTCCTTTACACGAGGCCGCGCTGGCGATTGCCGCGCAACTGGCGCAAACACCGGGCATCAGTAATCCGTACTGGCTGGCCGTGCAACTGCTGGAGGGGGATGCATCGGTTCGACCTGCCGCACCGCCGGCTGCGTTGCAGTTTGCGGATGAACAGGTTCGGCGGCTGGTCGCTGATTATGACGACGAACTGGATATTTTCCTGGCGGACGGGCGCTACCAGTTCGTGGGGAGCATCGCGCGCGAAGTGATCGTTCGGCGCGGGGAAGCGTCGGCCACACTAACAGATAAAATCGACCGCATTGTTCTACACCGTTTTTTGGGGATCCCTATCTTTTTGCTGGTGATGTATTTGATGTTTGTTTTCACCATCAACGTGGGGAGCGCGTTCATTGATTTTTTTGACAAGCTCTTCGGTACGCTGTTTGTCGATGGGCTGGGTGAATTATTGCTGGCCATCAATACGCCAGAATGGCTGAAAACGCTACTGGCGGATGGTGTCGGCGGCGGGATCCAGACCGTTTCCACCTTTATCCCGGTTATCGGGTGTTTGTATCTGTTTTTGTCCTGGCTGGAAGACTCTGGGTACATGGCGCGGGCGGCGTTTGTGATGGATAGGTTTATGCGCAGCATCGGCTTGCCGGGCAAAGCATTCGTCCCATTGATCGTCGGTTTTGGTTGCAATGTGCCGGCCGTGATGGCGACACGTACCATGGAAAAACATAACGACCGCGTCGTTACCGTGATGATGGCGCCGTTCATGTCGTGTGGCGCCCGGTTGCCGGTCTACGTGCTGTTCGCTACCGCGTTGTTTGTGGACGGTGGCCAGAATCTGGTGTTTGCCTTGTATCTGATCGGGATTCTGGCGGCGATCGTCACCGGCTTCCTGCTGAAAAACACGGCATTGAAAGGGGATGTGTCGGCGTTTGTGATGGAGATTCCGCCCTACCATTTGCCCAGTCTGCAGAGTGTGCTGATCCGTACCTGGGATCGGTTGAAGGGGTTTATTCTGCGCGCGGGGCGGTTGATTGTCGTGGTCGTCACGGTGCTGGGGTTCCTGAATTCGATGGGAACCGACGGTTCCTTCGGCAACCAGAACACACAGAAGTCAGTGTTGTCGGCCATCGGTCAGTCGATCGTGCCGATTTTTAAACCCATGGGCGTGCGGGAAGATAACTGGCCTGCCGCTGTCGGCGTGTTCACCGGCATTTTCGCCAAAGAAGCGGTAGTGGGAACCCTGGATTCACTGTATGGCGCAATGGCGTCCAGTCAGGACGGCGGGGCCAAGCGTGAGGAAAAAACGTTCAGCCTGACCGATGGCGTAACGGGGGCTTTGGCCACCATTCCTGAAAACCTTGGCAAATTAAGCGAGGCCGTACTCAACCCGCTGGGCCTCAACGTCGGCGATCTGTCTGATACGGAAGCCGTCGCGAAAGACAACAAATTTACCGTTACGTCGCTGACCATGATTGAACACATGTTTGACGGCCAGTTGGGGGCGTTCAGTTATCTGTTGATGGTACTGCTGTATATACCGTGCGTTGCGGCGGTATCGGCCATCTGGCGCGAGGTTGGCACTGCCTGGACGTTGTTCTGTGCGGTCTGGACGATCCAGGTCGGGTATGGCGCGGCGACGTTGGTTTATCAGGTCGGCACATTCGGTCAACACCCCATGTACTCGCTGGGCGCCATTACTGGCGTGGCGGTGATGTGGGGCGTGACGGTGTTGTTGCTGCGGCGTCATGGCCTACTGCGTCAGCAGATGCTGGTCAACGATGCGAAATAA
- a CDS encoding FeoA family protein, which yields MTLETLTVGSRWRVVGFQKGEADYRKRLLALGVTPGVEFTVSRVAPLGDPIELRLRGAAISVRKGEAQILILEKF from the coding sequence ATGACACTGGAAACATTGACCGTAGGTTCGCGCTGGCGTGTAGTCGGCTTTCAAAAAGGTGAGGCGGATTACCGCAAACGGCTATTGGCGCTAGGGGTGACACCGGGCGTCGAATTCACCGTATCCCGAGTAGCGCCGTTAGGCGACCCCATTGAATTGCGCCTGCGCGGCGCCGCGATAAGCGTGCGTAAGGGCGAAGCACAAATCCTGATTCTGGAAAAATTTTAA
- a CDS encoding FeoA family protein: MALSLQTLLELPLNVNAVVARIRLTGEHQQRLTELGIRIGGTVRVIQRDANQPLMLASGDCRVAINRDIGQKVWVSSQQHNA, encoded by the coding sequence ATGGCCCTAAGTCTTCAAACTCTGCTTGAGCTGCCGCTCAACGTAAATGCTGTCGTCGCGCGCATTCGCCTGACAGGGGAACATCAACAGCGGTTAACGGAATTGGGGATCCGCATCGGCGGGACGGTACGAGTGATCCAGCGTGATGCCAATCAGCCGTTGATGTTGGCTTCCGGGGATTGCCGTGTGGCGATTAATCGCGATATCGGTCAGAAAGTCTGGGTTTCCTCGCAGCAGCACAATGCATAA